From a single Aggregatilinea lenta genomic region:
- a CDS encoding YtxH domain-containing protein, whose product MQRLLAFAGGILSGATVGTLVALLFTPASGDEMRDDIERRKQNAIMAGRAAANAKRAELEAELAALTKSPLAGETGATVPATIRR is encoded by the coding sequence ATGCAGCGATTACTGGCATTTGCGGGTGGCATTTTGAGCGGGGCGACAGTCGGAACCCTGGTGGCACTGCTGTTCACGCCCGCGTCGGGTGACGAAATGCGCGACGACATCGAGCGCCGCAAACAGAACGCGATCATGGCCGGACGCGCCGCCGCCAACGCCAAGCGCGCGGAGTTGGAAGCAGAGCTAGCCGCGCTGACGAAATCACCGCTGGCGGGCGAGACCGGCGCGACGGTGCCCGCCACGATCCGGCGGTGA